Proteins from a genomic interval of Mesobacillus sp. S13:
- a CDS encoding ABC transporter permease — protein MFAYSVRRIFSLIPVLLGLSLIVFFMIRAIPGDPAQVILGQLATKEAIADLTRELGLDQPWYIQYFTYLGGLLTGDLGESLRTKSAISSEIWPYLAATMELSFVAMLIAIIIGVNAGIVSAWFQNSWFDYGAMIFALIGVSMPIFWLGLMEQWMFAINLDILPTSGREEVRNPVDAITNFYIIDTLIQGRTDQFVEVLKHLVLPAMALATIPMAIIARITRSTMLEVMRSDFIRTARAKGLSMFWVVYKHSLKNAIIPVLTIIGLQTGLLLGGAILTETIFSWPGIGRYIYEAINYRDYPVIQSGILVIALIFVMINLVVDLLYAAIDPRIKYR, from the coding sequence GTGTTTGCCTATTCTGTCAGAAGGATTTTTTCACTGATTCCTGTACTATTGGGTCTTTCACTTATTGTATTTTTTATGATCAGAGCAATCCCTGGTGATCCCGCCCAAGTTATTCTCGGGCAGCTGGCGACTAAGGAAGCAATTGCAGATTTAACAAGAGAGCTGGGGCTTGACCAGCCATGGTATATACAATATTTTACCTATCTTGGAGGGCTGCTGACGGGTGATTTAGGAGAGTCCCTAAGGACAAAGTCAGCGATCAGCAGTGAAATCTGGCCATATCTTGCAGCAACAATGGAATTGTCATTTGTTGCAATGTTAATAGCGATTATCATAGGAGTAAATGCAGGAATCGTCAGTGCATGGTTCCAAAATTCCTGGTTTGATTACGGGGCAATGATCTTTGCGCTTATCGGTGTATCAATGCCAATTTTTTGGCTGGGTTTGATGGAACAGTGGATGTTCGCCATCAATCTGGATATCCTGCCGACTTCCGGGCGTGAAGAAGTGCGGAATCCAGTCGATGCAATCACGAACTTTTATATCATTGATACCCTGATTCAGGGGCGTACTGACCAGTTTGTCGAGGTCCTGAAGCATCTGGTGCTGCCGGCAATGGCGCTGGCGACAATTCCGATGGCCATCATTGCGAGGATTACTCGTTCCACGATGCTCGAGGTGATGAGGTCTGATTTTATCAGGACGGCAAGGGCTAAGGGTTTGAGCATGTTCTGGGTTGTTTATAAGCACTCCCTTAAAAATGCGATCATCCCTGTGTTGACTATCATAGGCTTACAGACGGGACTTCTGCTTGGCGGAGCTATCCTGACTGAGACAATTTTCAGTTGGCCGGGAATTGGGCGATATATCTACGAGGCGATCAATTATCGTGATTATCCGGTTATCCAGTCCGGAATACTCGTCATTGCCTTGATCTTTGTAATGATCAACCTAGTAGTTGACTTATTGTACGCAGCAATTGATCCTCGGATCAAATACCGTTGA
- a CDS encoding ABC transporter permease translates to MEISTQKQIQPPTVQVEEKVASPWAEAWYSFKKNKLALVGTIIVLFFVVLAIFAPLIAPEGINDQKMEVRLQAPSADHWFGTDDFGRDILSRVIYGARISLWVGTFAVMGSIVVGCLLGILAGYYGRWVDTIISRIFDIMLAFPSILLAIAIVAVLGPSLRNALIAIAIINIPNFGRLIRSRVLSVKEEEYIMAAKAVGMKDSRILFQHILPNSMAPIIVQGTLAIATAIIEAAALGFLGLGAEAPNPEWGKMLADAKQFMIQAPWTMIFPGLAIMLTVLGFNLMGDGLRDALDPRMKS, encoded by the coding sequence ATGGAGATTTCAACTCAAAAACAAATACAGCCGCCAACCGTGCAGGTAGAGGAAAAAGTGGCGTCTCCCTGGGCAGAAGCATGGTATAGTTTCAAGAAAAATAAATTGGCTCTGGTAGGAACAATCATCGTTTTATTCTTTGTAGTGCTTGCGATCTTCGCTCCTTTAATTGCGCCAGAAGGGATCAATGATCAGAAAATGGAGGTTCGTCTTCAAGCTCCTTCAGCTGACCACTGGTTTGGCACAGATGATTTTGGACGGGATATCTTATCCAGAGTTATATATGGAGCCAGGATTTCCTTATGGGTAGGGACCTTTGCGGTAATGGGTTCAATCGTTGTCGGCTGTCTGTTGGGAATTCTTGCTGGTTACTATGGCAGATGGGTCGATACAATCATTTCAAGGATATTTGATATTATGCTTGCTTTTCCAAGTATTCTTCTGGCCATAGCAATTGTTGCCGTTTTGGGACCTTCGCTGCGAAATGCGTTGATTGCGATTGCCATCATCAATATTCCAAACTTCGGAAGACTGATCCGTTCAAGGGTGCTTAGCGTAAAAGAAGAGGAATACATCATGGCTGCCAAGGCTGTCGGAATGAAGGACAGCAGGATTTTGTTCCAGCACATCCTTCCTAACAGTATGGCTCCAATCATCGTCCAGGGCACACTGGCGATTGCCACGGCAATCATTGAAGCTGCCGCTCTTGGATTCCTCGGCCTTGGTGCTGAGGCGCCGAATCCCGAATGGGGAAAGATGCTTGCTGACGCTAAGCAGTTCATGATCCAGGCACCATGGACAATGATTTTCCCAGGCCTGGCAATCATGCTGACCGTACTCGGATTCAACCTGATGGGCGATGGCTTGAGGGACGCATTGGATCCTAGAATGAAAAGTTAG
- a CDS encoding FUSC family protein: MKLGARILKTGIAITLALFLSHIFDLPSPVFAGIAAIFALQPTVYRSYQSIIEHIQGNLIGAATAVLFVMAFGNTIFIIGLAAVLVITLNLKLKLENTISLSLVTLIAIMETPGDDFIQFALIRFSTIMLGVVSAFIVNLVFLPPKYENKLYYKSSILSEEITKWIRLSTRHASEHQLLKADIEKLREGIIKLDQLYMMYKEERDYFKNNPLAKSRKLVVYRQMITTVKKSLETLKRLHRYENEFNHLPVEFQEVIQHQLDCLINHHEQVMLKYAGKVRPEASYIEGEVCLNKEQLFELFLAQRDELAQTNRQMLYHVMQLVSIIMEYGEHVEHLDTLVTSFHSYHKDDSNVTIDQNTEI; encoded by the coding sequence ATGAAACTTGGTGCCCGCATACTGAAAACGGGAATTGCCATCACACTTGCTTTATTTTTATCGCATATTTTCGATCTTCCATCACCGGTTTTCGCTGGGATTGCTGCGATTTTTGCCCTGCAGCCAACTGTATACCGCTCTTATCAATCCATTATTGAACATATCCAGGGCAATCTAATTGGAGCCGCTACCGCTGTCTTATTCGTAATGGCGTTCGGCAACACCATATTCATCATCGGACTTGCCGCGGTACTCGTTATTACTTTGAACCTTAAGCTAAAACTGGAAAACACCATTTCGCTTTCTCTTGTCACATTGATTGCGATCATGGAGACACCTGGTGATGACTTCATCCAATTTGCGCTGATCCGCTTCTCGACCATCATGCTAGGGGTTGTATCGGCCTTCATTGTTAATCTTGTGTTCCTGCCGCCCAAATATGAAAATAAGCTGTATTACAAGAGTTCTATTTTATCAGAGGAAATTACGAAGTGGATCAGGCTGAGCACTCGTCATGCCTCCGAGCACCAGCTCCTGAAGGCAGATATCGAGAAACTGCGCGAGGGTATAATCAAGCTGGACCAATTATATATGATGTATAAGGAAGAACGTGATTATTTTAAAAATAACCCTCTTGCTAAATCACGAAAACTTGTCGTTTACAGGCAGATGATCACCACGGTAAAAAAATCGCTAGAAACGCTAAAAAGGCTTCACCGCTATGAAAATGAATTCAATCATCTTCCTGTAGAATTCCAGGAAGTCATCCAGCATCAGCTGGATTGCCTGATCAACCACCATGAGCAGGTGATGCTTAAGTACGCCGGTAAAGTCAGGCCTGAAGCATCCTATATTGAGGGTGAGGTTTGCCTGAACAAGGAACAGCTGTTTGAATTATTTTTAGCTCAGAGAGATGAGCTGGCTCAAACAAACAGGCAAATGCTTTATCATGTCATGCAGCTCGTGTCGATCATCATGGAATACGGCGAGCATGTAGAGCACCTAGATACGCTCGTCACAAGCTTCCATTCCTATCACAAAGATGATAGCAATGTAACGATCGATCAAAATACGGAAATTTAA
- a CDS encoding glutamate synthase-related protein: MTTQWNPSQFREFSRFEHDACGIVASIEKKKTPTRENIFHCINGLVTMNHRAGFINGEGDGVGVHIDIPRALWKEKLSAAGADVNAVDKEHFVVGHVFITRTEQAKTIQENLEAKLAEQNMELIFSSTDVTDSGALGPIAIQENPVFWQFACLSNEAGQDLSSKLFNMIVDFEKNEQVHVASLSQYHAVYKVMGAGDILPKYYHDLASPLVASTMTLGHNRYSTNTLSSFFRVQPFSVLGHNGEINTIARLRDEARMVNVPLVKDGSDSQDLSRTLETFICRDGYSLFEAMDMMFPPIINEIKAYPEHLQDLYTYIREAWGHFAQGPAGIISRFGDEAVFSVDALGLRPLWMVDTESSYLFSSEPGIIPSSDYTGDPKPLAPGEKVGLKWNGDTIEVFEMEQFQGEVFKRFSERLAFQEARHRLEGTKLSKTITMTYPDKIHNGQYKAFGWERDHVQLVEQMAEKGAEPIRSLGHDAPLAAMNPERKNIADFIKESVAVVTNPAIDRDREAEHFSTRTVLGKRPSLFGKSETGKIVELLTPLLFEGKAGYEVSQETGQPSMDQVIQCYQDDKLAAYLETVFRKDESVKEALERLAAEAIDAVKEGKTLLVLDDAIAHQENALWLDPHLVVSAIDQALVKEGLRRDCSLLLRSASLRSLHDIIVALGLGSDAVSPYYMFMTVLDDSVKPLVNLYSALTKGLEKVISTIGIHELRGYGRLFSSIGLNDEVSDYLVIVNFFGSKELAYNFESMKEDALKRAEDFQNEKERIGKTFHLFPRIWKAIGEVASTGDYSVYREKITEQEDSNPTTIRHLTGLKKNEAGVTPEEVELGVGDHSLPFVIASMSFGSQNEIAFRAYAEGADRLNMVSMNGEGGEIKDMLGKYPRTRGQQVASGRFGVNAELLNSSNLLEIKIGQGAKPGEGGHLPGSKVTAKIAEARNATIGSDLISPSNNHDIYSIEDLAQMIHELKTANDQARVAVKVPVVPNIGTIAVGIAKAGADIITLSGFDGGTGAARIHALQYVGLPAEIGIKAAHNALLEAGLRDNVELWADGGVKSAQDVIKYMLLGANRVGFGTLSMLAIGCTTCRGCHLDTCHVGIATQIDSEAQAKEHGLRRFVPRQFDLAVQGIMNLFTAFGNELKSLAASAGIKNLQEAVGRSELLEQIKGKDLLDLTYLLKPLEIGQITHQKEAAAAMASAQLQVAAGAEYLDAVDEELHQSREFQAVTAEQRVLASRVSCHRVRGRLDGSYRKLQPVSLRYKGSILGNGLGAYNTDGINIEIDGGGQDGVGKTSFGGAILIAKSPGKDGGFYNGSVGKGFGYGAQKGLLVAQGDADARAGIRLSGADMVIGGQVKKPIPEKEFGNIGTNANIKGFAFEYMTNGRGLVLGDPGPWICAGMTGGVVYLRHQPEMGLTKEAINRRIAKGAKVSIETLSDKGIKDVKELLANYIEMVKNHDQASEAADLALLLEHPEDHFIQVVPVKEQADPAVSTE, translated from the coding sequence ATGACAACACAATGGAACCCTTCCCAATTTAGAGAATTTTCAAGATTCGAACACGATGCGTGCGGTATTGTTGCCAGCATTGAAAAAAAGAAAACCCCTACCCGCGAGAATATTTTCCACTGTATCAACGGCCTGGTCACGATGAACCACCGCGCTGGCTTTATCAATGGCGAGGGCGACGGTGTTGGAGTGCACATCGACATTCCACGCGCTCTCTGGAAGGAAAAGCTTTCAGCTGCGGGTGCAGATGTTAATGCCGTCGATAAAGAGCACTTTGTGGTCGGACATGTTTTTATCACAAGGACCGAGCAGGCAAAAACGATTCAGGAAAATCTTGAGGCAAAGCTTGCAGAACAGAATATGGAGCTGATTTTTTCATCGACCGATGTCACTGACTCCGGAGCGCTCGGCCCGATTGCGATTCAGGAGAATCCTGTATTCTGGCAGTTTGCATGCCTTTCAAACGAAGCCGGTCAGGATCTTTCCAGCAAATTGTTTAATATGATCGTAGATTTCGAGAAAAACGAACAGGTGCATGTGGCTTCCCTTAGCCAATACCATGCTGTTTATAAGGTTATGGGCGCTGGTGATATTCTTCCTAAGTATTATCATGATCTGGCAAGCCCGCTCGTAGCATCGACAATGACACTTGGACATAACCGCTATTCAACTAATACTCTATCAAGCTTTTTCCGTGTCCAGCCGTTCAGCGTCCTTGGCCATAATGGTGAAATCAATACAATTGCCAGACTTCGTGATGAAGCTCGCATGGTCAATGTTCCGCTCGTGAAAGACGGCAGTGACTCACAGGATCTTAGCCGCACACTTGAAACGTTTATTTGTCGTGACGGTTATTCATTATTTGAGGCAATGGACATGATGTTTCCGCCAATCATCAATGAAATCAAAGCGTATCCGGAACATTTGCAAGATTTATATACTTATATACGCGAAGCATGGGGCCATTTTGCCCAGGGACCGGCCGGCATCATTTCACGCTTTGGAGATGAAGCTGTTTTCAGTGTCGACGCACTCGGCCTGCGCCCGCTCTGGATGGTTGATACCGAAAGCTCTTACCTGTTTTCATCAGAACCGGGAATTATCCCTTCATCTGACTACACGGGTGACCCGAAACCCCTCGCACCAGGTGAAAAGGTCGGCCTGAAATGGAATGGCGACACAATCGAAGTGTTTGAAATGGAGCAATTCCAGGGTGAAGTTTTCAAGCGTTTCTCGGAACGTCTTGCTTTCCAGGAAGCGCGCCATCGTCTTGAGGGTACGAAACTTAGCAAAACGATCACCATGACATATCCGGATAAGATCCATAACGGACAATATAAAGCATTCGGCTGGGAGCGTGACCATGTCCAATTGGTGGAGCAAATGGCTGAAAAAGGAGCCGAACCAATCCGCTCGCTAGGGCATGATGCCCCCCTTGCTGCCATGAATCCCGAACGTAAGAACATCGCTGATTTCATTAAAGAAAGCGTTGCTGTCGTAACGAATCCGGCAATTGACCGAGATCGTGAAGCTGAACATTTCTCAACCCGGACTGTACTCGGGAAACGCCCTTCCCTTTTCGGCAAATCGGAAACGGGAAAAATCGTAGAATTGCTCACACCTCTTCTTTTTGAAGGAAAAGCAGGCTACGAGGTCTCACAGGAAACTGGCCAGCCAAGCATGGACCAGGTTATCCAATGCTATCAGGATGATAAACTCGCAGCCTATCTGGAAACGGTTTTCCGCAAGGATGAAAGTGTGAAAGAAGCGCTTGAAAGACTTGCCGCTGAGGCAATTGATGCTGTTAAGGAGGGCAAGACATTGCTTGTCCTTGACGATGCAATCGCCCACCAGGAAAATGCTCTTTGGCTGGATCCGCATCTTGTTGTTTCGGCAATCGACCAGGCACTTGTTAAAGAAGGCTTGCGCCGGGACTGCTCACTTCTGTTACGATCTGCATCTTTAAGATCGCTGCATGACATTATCGTCGCACTTGGACTCGGCTCAGACGCAGTCAGCCCGTACTATATGTTCATGACCGTGCTCGATGATTCCGTCAAGCCGCTCGTCAACCTATATAGTGCGTTGACGAAAGGTCTTGAAAAAGTCATTTCTACCATTGGTATCCATGAATTGCGCGGATACGGACGTCTATTCTCGTCAATCGGCTTGAATGATGAAGTATCAGATTATTTAGTGATCGTAAACTTCTTTGGTTCCAAAGAGCTTGCATACAATTTCGAATCAATGAAAGAAGATGCATTGAAAAGAGCAGAAGATTTCCAGAATGAGAAAGAGCGAATCGGCAAGACATTCCACCTCTTCCCTCGTATCTGGAAGGCGATTGGCGAGGTTGCTTCTACTGGAGATTACAGCGTATACCGTGAAAAAATCACCGAACAGGAAGACAGCAACCCTACAACAATCCGTCATTTGACTGGTTTGAAAAAGAATGAGGCAGGTGTCACCCCAGAGGAAGTTGAGCTTGGTGTCGGTGACCACAGCCTGCCATTCGTCATTGCATCGATGTCATTTGGTTCACAAAATGAAATTGCTTTCCGCGCTTACGCAGAAGGTGCCGACCGCTTGAACATGGTCAGCATGAACGGCGAGGGCGGCGAAATAAAAGATATGCTTGGAAAGTACCCGCGCACCCGCGGCCAGCAGGTTGCTTCAGGACGTTTCGGCGTGAATGCTGAATTGCTGAACTCCTCCAACCTACTGGAAATAAAGATTGGTCAGGGCGCGAAGCCTGGTGAAGGTGGACACCTCCCTGGCTCGAAGGTTACGGCTAAAATCGCAGAAGCAAGGAATGCGACAATAGGTTCAGATTTGATCTCACCTTCCAATAACCATGACATCTATTCGATTGAAGACCTTGCGCAAATGATCCATGAGCTCAAGACTGCCAATGACCAGGCACGGGTTGCCGTTAAGGTTCCTGTCGTTCCGAATATCGGTACGATTGCAGTTGGTATCGCAAAAGCTGGTGCGGACATCATCACATTGAGTGGATTCGATGGCGGTACGGGTGCTGCCCGTATCCACGCTCTTCAATATGTTGGGCTCCCTGCTGAAATCGGCATTAAAGCTGCACATAATGCCCTGCTTGAAGCAGGTTTGCGTGACAATGTCGAGCTCTGGGCTGATGGTGGCGTTAAGAGTGCGCAGGATGTCATTAAATATATGCTTCTTGGTGCAAACCGCGTAGGTTTCGGTACGCTGTCGATGCTTGCCATCGGCTGTACAACATGCCGCGGCTGCCACCTAGACACTTGCCATGTCGGCATCGCGACACAAATCGATTCTGAAGCTCAGGCAAAGGAACATGGATTGCGCCGTTTCGTACCGCGCCAGTTCGACCTTGCCGTCCAGGGCATCATGAATTTGTTCACTGCTTTTGGCAATGAACTTAAGTCACTAGCCGCTTCTGCTGGCATCAAGAATCTGCAGGAAGCAGTCGGCCGTTCCGAATTGCTGGAACAGATCAAAGGAAAAGACCTGCTTGATTTGACTTATTTATTGAAGCCACTTGAGATTGGCCAAATCACGCATCAAAAAGAAGCCGCGGCTGCCATGGCATCAGCCCAGCTCCAGGTCGCTGCAGGCGCTGAGTACCTTGATGCTGTTGATGAGGAGCTTCATCAGTCACGTGAATTCCAGGCCGTTACTGCCGAGCAGCGTGTGCTTGCCAGCAGGGTTTCATGCCACCGTGTCCGCGGACGCCTGGATGGATCATACAGAAAGCTGCAGCCAGTCTCGCTCCGTTACAAAGGCTCGATCCTCGGAAACGGACTTGGAGCTTACAACACAGACGGCATCAATATTGAAATTGATGGCGGCGGACAGGACGGAGTCGGCAAGACTTCATTCGGCGGAGCAATCTTAATCGCAAAATCGCCTGGCAAGGACGGCGGTTTCTACAACGGCTCTGTCGGCAAAGGATTTGGCTACGGCGCGCAGAAAGGTTTGCTCGTAGCACAGGGCGATGCCGACGCTCGTGCGGGAATCCGTCTGTCAGGAGCCGATATGGTCATCGGCGGACAGGTGAAAAAGCCTATTCCTGAAAAAGAATTCGGAAATATTGGAACGAACGCTAATATCAAAGGCTTTGCTTTTGAATACATGACAAACGGTCGAGGACTCGTTCTCGGCGATCCCGGACCATGGATTTGTGCAGGAATGACAGGCGGTGTCGTTTATCTGAGACACCAGCCAGAGATGGGACTCACAAAAGAAGCCATCAACCGCCGTATCGCCAAGGGTGCCAAGGTATCCATCGAGACGCTATCAGATAAAGGTATTAAAGATGTAAAAGAATTACTGGCCAACTACATTGAAATGGTCAAAAACCATGACCAGGCAAGCGAAGCAGCTGACCTCGCGCTTCTGCTGGAACATCCGGAAGACCACTTCATCCAGGTCGTTCCTGTCAAAGAGCAAGCAGACCCAGCAGTATCAACTGAATGA
- a CDS encoding glutamate-1-semialdehyde 2,1-aminomutase: MQRTNSERIHTEALEHIVGGVNSPSRSYKAVGGGAPIVMERAQGAYFWDVDGNQYIDYLAAYGPIITGHAHPHITEAIKKAAETGVLYGTPTPHEVKFAKMLKEAMPAMDKVRFVNSGTEAVMTTIRVARAYTGRDKIIKFAGCYHGHSDLVLVAAGSGPSTLGTPDSAGVPKSIAQEVITVPFNDIEPFKQALEKWGDQIAAVLVEPIVGNFGIVEPKPGFLEEVKELTHQAGSLIIFDEVITAFRFMYGGAQDMLGITPDLTAMGKIIGGGLPIGAYGGRAEVMEKVAPLGPAYQAGTMAGNPASILSGIACLEVLKQDGVYEYLDQLGAMLEEGITASARKHGILITINRLKGALTIYFTTEKIENYEQAENTDGEMFARFFNLMLEQGINLAPSKYEAWFVTIAHSQEDIEATLHAVDQAFYSMANE; the protein is encoded by the coding sequence ATGCAAAGAACGAATTCTGAGCGAATACATACTGAAGCTCTTGAACATATCGTAGGCGGTGTCAATAGTCCATCCCGTTCCTACAAGGCGGTCGGCGGCGGAGCCCCTATCGTGATGGAGCGTGCCCAGGGCGCCTACTTCTGGGATGTGGACGGCAATCAATATATCGATTATTTAGCCGCATATGGCCCAATCATTACTGGTCATGCCCACCCGCATATAACTGAAGCGATTAAAAAGGCCGCTGAGACTGGCGTCCTTTACGGAACACCAACACCGCATGAGGTGAAATTCGCAAAAATGCTCAAGGAAGCAATGCCAGCTATGGATAAGGTGCGCTTTGTCAACTCCGGGACAGAGGCAGTGATGACGACGATTCGTGTGGCACGTGCCTATACAGGGCGGGATAAAATCATCAAATTCGCGGGCTGTTATCATGGCCATTCTGATCTGGTACTAGTTGCGGCGGGCTCTGGACCATCTACTCTTGGAACTCCAGACTCAGCGGGTGTCCCAAAAAGCATCGCCCAAGAAGTCATCACCGTACCATTCAATGATATTGAACCTTTTAAGCAAGCTCTTGAAAAATGGGGCGACCAAATCGCGGCAGTACTTGTGGAACCGATTGTCGGCAACTTTGGAATCGTCGAGCCTAAACCCGGCTTTTTAGAAGAAGTGAAGGAGCTTACCCATCAGGCTGGTTCGTTGATCATTTTTGATGAAGTCATCACTGCTTTCCGCTTTATGTATGGCGGGGCTCAGGACATGCTGGGTATCACTCCAGATTTGACGGCTATGGGCAAAATCATTGGCGGCGGCCTGCCAATCGGTGCTTACGGCGGACGAGCTGAAGTCATGGAAAAGGTAGCACCACTTGGGCCTGCTTATCAGGCTGGAACGATGGCTGGAAACCCTGCTTCCATTCTTTCCGGCATCGCTTGCCTCGAGGTCCTTAAACAGGATGGTGTCTATGAGTATCTTGATCAGCTCGGCGCGATGCTTGAGGAAGGAATCACAGCTTCAGCAAGGAAGCACGGTATTCTTATTACGATTAATCGCCTGAAAGGTGCATTGACCATATACTTTACAACCGAAAAAATCGAGAATTATGAGCAGGCAGAGAACACTGATGGTGAAATGTTCGCACGGTTCTTCAATCTGATGCTTGAGCAAGGAATCAACCTCGCACCTTCAAAATATGAAGCTTGGTTCGTGACCATCGCCCACTCCCAGGAAGATATCGAAGCAACCCTGCACGCAGTTGATCAGGCATTTTATTCAATGGCCAATGAATAA
- a CDS encoding ATP-binding cassette domain-containing protein — translation MNAIEVNGLRKEFKAYSSRSGLSGAFRDLFTRNYKIVPAVNDINFTVKQGEMVGYIGENGAGKSTTIKMLTGILTPTSGSVIVNGMNPHKERERFVQTIGVVFGQRSQLWWDIAVQESFRLLKKVYKVSDAQYNEHMDHVIRTLDLEPLLDKPVRKLSLGQRMRCELAAALIHNPPLLFLDEPTIGLDVLVKLKIREFLKEINEKYNTTILLTTHDLTDIEALCERVVMLDEGNIIYDGALKSLKEKWGEGKEISFEFLERAELSRLEMLTGDLDIKWELDERKQIYTALTGDDEEIVSQVIARTVAAYKVRDVKINEPSTEEIIRNIYDKGMMQHG, via the coding sequence ATGAACGCCATTGAAGTGAATGGGCTTCGGAAGGAATTCAAGGCATATTCAAGCCGTTCCGGACTATCGGGAGCCTTTCGTGATCTTTTTACACGCAATTATAAAATCGTTCCAGCAGTGAACGATATCAACTTTACTGTCAAACAGGGAGAGATGGTCGGTTATATCGGGGAAAATGGAGCGGGTAAGTCGACAACCATTAAAATGCTGACCGGGATCCTGACCCCGACTTCAGGGAGTGTCATTGTCAATGGCATGAATCCCCACAAGGAAAGGGAAAGATTCGTCCAGACGATAGGTGTCGTATTCGGCCAGCGTTCCCAGCTCTGGTGGGACATTGCTGTCCAGGAATCCTTCCGTCTATTGAAAAAGGTTTATAAAGTTTCAGACGCTCAGTATAACGAGCATATGGATCATGTCATCAGAACGCTGGACCTTGAACCGTTGCTCGATAAGCCGGTGAGGAAGCTCTCCCTGGGGCAAAGGATGCGGTGTGAGCTTGCGGCCGCGCTCATCCATAATCCACCGCTCCTGTTCCTTGACGAGCCGACGATTGGTTTGGACGTGCTCGTTAAATTGAAAATCAGGGAGTTCTTAAAAGAAATCAATGAAAAGTACAATACGACAATCTTGCTTACGACCCATGACCTGACTGATATCGAAGCATTATGCGAGCGAGTGGTTATGCTTGATGAAGGAAATATCATCTATGATGGCGCGCTGAAAAGCCTGAAGGAAAAATGGGGAGAAGGAAAGGAAATCAGTTTTGAATTCCTTGAAAGAGCCGAACTCAGTCGGCTTGAGATGTTGACGGGTGACCTTGATATCAAATGGGAGCTGGATGAAAGAAAACAGATTTATACTGCGTTGACAGGGGATGATGAGGAAATAGTATCCCAGGTGATTGCCCGGACAGTTGCTGCCTATAAGGTAAGGGATGTCAAAATCAACGAGCCGTCCACAGAAGAAATCATCCGCAACATTTATGATAAAGGGATGATGCAGCATGGATAA
- a CDS encoding ABC transporter permease, with amino-acid sequence MDKYIEMIRIRFLMMLAYRTNYYTGILIYSINIGAYYFLWNAIYGGKSEIEGLSAIQMTTYVAVAWMARAFYFNNIDREMATEIKEGKVAVELIRPYSYLGMKTMQGLGEGIFRLFFFSVPGMVIVALIFPMEFSADAATWGLFTISIVLSFFINTQLNLLTGITTFFLYNNTGLIRAKRVLIDLFSGLLLPISFFPGWAQEVMGFLPFQGISYIPSMIFTNGFTGSQVVEGLLLQSAWVLILLIPIRVLWVIAKKQLIIQGG; translated from the coding sequence ATGGATAAATATATCGAAATGATCCGCATCCGTTTTTTGATGATGTTGGCATACAGGACCAATTACTACACAGGGATCTTGATATACAGCATCAATATCGGGGCCTACTACTTTCTCTGGAATGCGATTTACGGCGGGAAAAGTGAGATCGAAGGCTTGAGTGCCATCCAAATGACGACATATGTGGCGGTTGCCTGGATGGCGAGAGCATTTTATTTTAACAATATCGACCGGGAAATGGCGACGGAAATCAAGGAAGGCAAGGTAGCTGTTGAATTGATCAGGCCATACAGCTATCTCGGGATGAAAACGATGCAGGGGCTTGGTGAAGGAATCTTCAGGCTGTTCTTTTTCTCGGTGCCAGGCATGGTCATCGTCGCCCTGATATTTCCGATGGAGTTTTCGGCGGATGCCGCGACCTGGGGGTTGTTCACGATTTCGATTGTGCTTAGCTTTTTCATCAATACACAACTGAACCTGCTTACGGGAATTACCACTTTCTTTCTATATAATAATACAGGCCTAATCAGAGCCAAGCGCGTCCTAATTGATTTGTTTTCGGGATTGCTTTTGCCGATCAGCTTTTTTCCAGGCTGGGCTCAGGAAGTTATGGGATTCCTACCGTTCCAGGGAATCAGCTATATCCCAAGCATGATTTTTACAAATGGATTCACAGGGAGCCAGGTAGTTGAAGGGCTTCTGCTCCAGTCTGCCTGGGTGTTGATCTTGTTGATCCCGATCCGGGTCCTTTGGGTCATCGCTAAAAAACAACTGATTATACAGGGAGGGTGA